A section of the Scleropages formosus chromosome 16, fSclFor1.1, whole genome shotgun sequence genome encodes:
- the LOC108933676 gene encoding prokineticin receptor 2-like, which yields MVATYAVSQHHLLRNVSDVYANSYDTDYEVPPEEMPDSTKGRAFFVATIVIGVVLIAIILVCGVGNFLFIVTLACYRKLHNLTNLLIANLAVSDFLVAVVCCPFLVDYYVVKRLSWDHGLVLCASINYLRTVSLHVSTNALLAIAVDRYMAIVHPLRPRMNYQTARCLIVGVWIVPMLISIPSAYFASETMYSHVASKTKIFCAQIYPVDHRMFYRTYFLFILLVEFVGPVVVMAACYTQISRELWLKGLPGFQTEQVRGRLRRRRRTVVVLIGILAAYVLCWAPYYGFALVRDFHPTLISRSRNFLVVFYVVECIAMGNGIINTFCFVSVKNSTAKHLKKVALLHFRSAYGLSRNKSEMEVRTSSLQVTEEPDCLRLKERKHTVGLTAKY from the exons ATGGTAGCAACATACGCAGTGAGCCAACATCACCTGTTGAGAAACGTCTCAGATGTTTACGCCAACAGTTATGACACGGACTATGAAGTTCCACCTGAGGAAATGCCTGACTCCACGAAAGGCCGTGCTTTTTTCGTGGCTACCATCGTCATTGGGGTGGTGCTCATTGCTATCATCCTAGTGTGCGGTGTGGGCAACTTCCTTTTCATTGTCACCCTGGCCTGCTACAGGAAACTACATAACCTCACTAACCTGCTAATTGCCAACCTGGCCGTGTCAGATTTCCTTGTGGCCGTTGTGTGTTGCCCGTTCCTGGTGGACTACTATGTGGTAAAAAGGCTGTCATGGGACCATGGACTTGTTCTGTGTGCCTCCATCAACTATCTGAGGACAGTGTCTCTGCATGTGTCCACCAATGCCTTGCTGGCCATCGCTGTAGACAG GTACATGGCAATAGTTCATCCTCTGAGGCCACGCATGAACTACCAGACAGCGCGCTGCCTGATCGTAGGAGTGTGGATTGTGCCTATGCTCATCTCCATCCCCTCTGCCTACTTTGCCTCTGAGACCATGTACTCCCATGTTGCCAGCAAGACCAAAATATTTTGTGCTCAGATCTACCCAGTGGACCACCGCATGTTCTACCGTACATATTTCCTGTTCATCCTTCTTGTAGAGTTTGTGGGCCCTGTAGTTGTCATGGCAGCCTGCTACACTCAGATTTCAAGGGAGCTGTGGCTCAAGGGCCTGCCGGGTTTCCAGACAGAACAGGTCCGCGGACGACTGCGCCGCCGAAGGAGAACGGTTGTGGTCCTCATTGGGATCCTGGCTGCCTATGTCCTTTGCTGGGCCCCATACTACGGCTTCGCTCTTGTGCGTGACTTCCATCCCACCCTCATCTCACGAAGTAGGAACTTCCTGGTAGTCTTTTACGTGGTAGAATGTATTGCTATGGGCAATGGCATCATCAACACATTCTGCTTTGTCAGCGTCAAGAATAGCACAGCGAAGCACCTGAAGAAGGTTGCCCTGCTTCACTTCAGATCTGCTTATGGCCTGAGCAGGAACAAAAGTGAGATGGAAGTGCGGACTTCCTCCCTGCAGGTGACAGAGGAGCCTGACTGCTTACGGCTCAAGGAGAGAAAACACACCGTAGGGTTGACAGCAAAATACTGA
- the aplf gene encoding aprataxin and PNK-like factor isoform X2: MSQFELEPVDGDTSIPLPEGETKLGRGPFLGINDKRVSRHHCLLENRLGQLRIKPTHVNPCFCQPSLEDSPQPLEKDRWHSLHPGDLFSLLPGKHIFRVVSTGLDNTQRNSQAYEEGEAFTKSPDCNGKSNSVIPNIREQDKQTVVRNQNEEENSLKQAGSVDSSSKTEGRPRFEERKRVLPAWMMQTATDVQSPTAQKEIGKRGREKASPSHSQKQKSKQTRRRAISSGEESELSEEEERNRKKAKRKKIDKGEEPQPKPAPSAVLKRRRQVKAIQDKESEESHSAMVNCSTEKGEEGSTGKNTVKPSTSRCRREKSTERTEQEDQLQSTSDGARRKENSISSGESASSSHSTLAKPRLRTPCPYAKRCYRKNPVHFQECSHPGDSDYEEEEEDAVEDDKEDDDRPECPYGTSCYRKNPQHKKEYKHTKDPAACANQICPSVIQGKSFHQGEMMWSRMMKTASLMMRVKILMKIQIMFHQSLMTV, translated from the exons ATCAATGATAAAAGAGTGTCCAGACATCATTGCCTGTTAGAGAACCGACTTGGACAACTGCGCATCAAACCG ACACATGTGAATCCCTGTTTCTGCCAGCCTTCTCTGGAGGACTCCCCACAGCCCCTAGAGAAGGACCGGTGGCATTCACTCCATCCTGGTGACCTCTTCTCCCTTCTGCCAGGGAAACACATCTTCAGGGTAGTCTCCACCGGCTTGGACAACACTCAGAG AAATAGCCAAGCTTACGAGGAGGGAGAGGCTTTCACGAAGAGTCCAGACTGCAATGGCAAGAGCAATTCAGTCATACCCAATATCAGGGAGCAGGACAAACAAACGGTTGTAAGAAACCAAAACGAAGAGGAAAACTCTTTGAAACAG GCCGGCAGTGTGGACTCAAGCAGCAAAACAGAGGGTAGGCCCAGATTCGAGGAGAGGAAGCGAGTGCTGCCTGCGTGGATGATGCAAACTGCCACAGATGTCCAGAGTCCTACTGCTCAAAAAG AAATTGGAAAGCGGGGCAGAGAAAAAGCAAGCCCTTCCCATTCCCAGAAACAAAAGTCCAAGCAGACTAGGCGCAGAGCCATATCTTCAGGAGAGGAGTCTGAGCTgagtgaagaagaagagaggaacaggaagaaagcaaagagaaaaaagattGACAAAGGAGAAGAGCCTCAACCCAAG CCCGCTCCCTCGGCAGTCCTGAAAAGGAGACGGCAAGTGAAGGCCATTCAGGATAAGGAGAGTGAAGAGTCTCATAGTGCAATGGTGAATTGCAGCACTGAGAAGGGAGAAGAGGGAAGCACTGGAAAGAATACGGTGAAACCCAGCACCTCAAGATGCAGAAGAGAAAAGTCCACGGAAAGGACGGAACAGGAGGATCAGCTCCAAAGTACGAGTGATGGGGcgagaaggaaagaaaacagcatATCGTCAGGAGAATCAGCGAGTAGCTCACATTCCACACTAGCCAAGCCTCGGCTGCGGACCCCCTGTCCCTATGCAAAAAGATGCTACAG GAAAAACCCAGTTCATTTTCAGGAATGCAGCCACCCTGGGGACAGTGActatgaggaggaggaggaggatgcagTTGAGGATGATAAGGAAGATGATGACAGACCTGAGTGTCCATATGGAACCAGCTGTTACAG GAAAAACCCACAACACAAGAAGGAATACAAACACACTAAGGATCCTG CAGCATGTGCAAATCAGATTTGTCCATCTGTCATCCAGGGAAAAAGCTTTCATCAAGGGGAAATGATGTGGAGCAGGATGATGAAGACAGCTTCATTGATGATGAGAGTGAAGATCTTGATGAAGATTCAGATTATGTTCCATCAGAGTCTGATGACAGTGTGA
- the aplf gene encoding aprataxin and PNK-like factor isoform X1 translates to MSQFELEPVDGDTSIPLPEGETKLGRGPFLGINDKRVSRHHCLLENRLGQLRIKPTHVNPCFCQPSLEDSPQPLEKDRWHSLHPGDLFSLLPGKHIFRVVSTGLDNTQRNSQAYEEGEAFTKSPDCNGKSNSVIPNIREQDKQTVVRNQNEEENSLKQAGSVDSSSKTEGRPRFEERKRVLPAWMMQTATDVQSPTAQKEIGKRGREKASPSHSQKQKSKQTRRRAISSGEESELSEEEERNRKKAKRKKIDKGEEPQPKPAPSAVLKRRRQVKAIQDKESEESHSAMVNCSTEKGEEGSTGKNTVKPSTSRCRREKSTERTEQEDQLQSTSDGARRKENSISSGESASSSHSTLAKPRLRTPCPYAKRCYRKNPVHFQECSHPGDSDYEEEEEDAVEDDKEDDDRPECPYGTSCYRKNPQHKKEYKHTKDPGKKLSSRGNDVEQDDEDSFIDDESEDLDEDSDYVPSESDDSVKLKRQKAAFLRK, encoded by the exons ATCAATGATAAAAGAGTGTCCAGACATCATTGCCTGTTAGAGAACCGACTTGGACAACTGCGCATCAAACCG ACACATGTGAATCCCTGTTTCTGCCAGCCTTCTCTGGAGGACTCCCCACAGCCCCTAGAGAAGGACCGGTGGCATTCACTCCATCCTGGTGACCTCTTCTCCCTTCTGCCAGGGAAACACATCTTCAGGGTAGTCTCCACCGGCTTGGACAACACTCAGAG AAATAGCCAAGCTTACGAGGAGGGAGAGGCTTTCACGAAGAGTCCAGACTGCAATGGCAAGAGCAATTCAGTCATACCCAATATCAGGGAGCAGGACAAACAAACGGTTGTAAGAAACCAAAACGAAGAGGAAAACTCTTTGAAACAG GCCGGCAGTGTGGACTCAAGCAGCAAAACAGAGGGTAGGCCCAGATTCGAGGAGAGGAAGCGAGTGCTGCCTGCGTGGATGATGCAAACTGCCACAGATGTCCAGAGTCCTACTGCTCAAAAAG AAATTGGAAAGCGGGGCAGAGAAAAAGCAAGCCCTTCCCATTCCCAGAAACAAAAGTCCAAGCAGACTAGGCGCAGAGCCATATCTTCAGGAGAGGAGTCTGAGCTgagtgaagaagaagagaggaacaggaagaaagcaaagagaaaaaagattGACAAAGGAGAAGAGCCTCAACCCAAG CCCGCTCCCTCGGCAGTCCTGAAAAGGAGACGGCAAGTGAAGGCCATTCAGGATAAGGAGAGTGAAGAGTCTCATAGTGCAATGGTGAATTGCAGCACTGAGAAGGGAGAAGAGGGAAGCACTGGAAAGAATACGGTGAAACCCAGCACCTCAAGATGCAGAAGAGAAAAGTCCACGGAAAGGACGGAACAGGAGGATCAGCTCCAAAGTACGAGTGATGGGGcgagaaggaaagaaaacagcatATCGTCAGGAGAATCAGCGAGTAGCTCACATTCCACACTAGCCAAGCCTCGGCTGCGGACCCCCTGTCCCTATGCAAAAAGATGCTACAG GAAAAACCCAGTTCATTTTCAGGAATGCAGCCACCCTGGGGACAGTGActatgaggaggaggaggaggatgcagTTGAGGATGATAAGGAAGATGATGACAGACCTGAGTGTCCATATGGAACCAGCTGTTACAG GAAAAACCCACAACACAAGAAGGAATACAAACACACTAAGGATCCTG GGAAAAAGCTTTCATCAAGGGGAAATGATGTGGAGCAGGATGATGAAGACAGCTTCATTGATGATGAGAGTGAAGATCTTGATGAAGATTCAGATTATGTTCCATCAGAGTCTGATGACAGTGTGAAACTGAAAAGACAAAAGGCAGCATTTTTGAGGAAGTGA